A stretch of Pygocentrus nattereri isolate fPygNat1 chromosome 8, fPygNat1.pri, whole genome shotgun sequence DNA encodes these proteins:
- the LOC108411691 gene encoding protein chibby homolog 1-like, producing MSLLQDVWNRLRVQCHKQLCDVWNPNMTPVCRKTSLSSLGFHSSICDLALQSGPPTLKLGSHSLTFRHGQWVRHGRAWEKSRLQSLGWRLQSLEEENRELKLRLEVLIDLLVDTTVHMHTLEREVSEMERVRQVRHPEKNVAKEKGPSMTG from the coding sequence ATGTCCCTCCTTCAAGATGTGTGGAACAGGCTGAGAGTGCAGTGCCATAAACAACTCTGTGATGTCTGGAACCCTAACATGACCCCTGTCTGCCGAAAGACTTCCCTGTCCTCCCTTGGCTTCCACTCCTCTATCTGTGACCTCGCCCTCCAATCTGGACCTCCAACCCTCAAGCTTGGAAGCCACTCCTTGACCTTCAGACATGGCCAGTGGGTAAGGCATGGCAGAGCCTGGGAGAAGTCCAGGCTTCAAAGCCTAGGCTGGAGGCTGCAGAGTCTGGAGGAGGAGAACCGCGAGCTGAAGTTGAGGCTGGAGGTCCTGATAGACCTGCTGGTGGACACCACAGTCCATATGCATACCTTAGAGAGGGAAGTCAGTGAGATGGAACGAGTCAGACAGGTCAGACACCCTGAGAAAAATGTTGCCAAAGAGAAGGGTCCATCAATGACTGGGTGA